One genomic segment of Hordeum vulgare subsp. vulgare chromosome 2H, MorexV3_pseudomolecules_assembly, whole genome shotgun sequence includes these proteins:
- the LOC123425044 gene encoding DEAD-box ATP-dependent RNA helicase 13-like produces the protein MKRVHCSSVERDDLNALLQHPLQPKSFSHRYLAGAGISPLLQKQLEELSKRNVNSNSSNDDNKGSRFVIIGQDRVEPLQALQYSGQEICVIMDKQREKRRLAENWRRKKHEEKKIKLLSSFYCTQEQKKKDTRSAKERD, from the exons ATGAAACGTGTGCACTGCAGCTCTGTTGAGAGAGAT GATTTGAATGCACTCTTGCAACATCCCTTGCAGCCTAAGTCATTCTCACACCGCTATTTGGCTGGG GCGGGTATATCACCATTGCTTCAAAAGCAACTAGAAGAGTtgtccaagaggaatgtaaacagtaATAGCAGTAATGACGATAATAAAGGGTCACGATTTGTTATTATTGGCCAGGATCGTGTGGAACCGTTGCAAGCCCTTCAATATTCTGGACAAGAG ATTTGTGTGATCATGGACAAGCAAAGGGAGAAGAGAAGACTTGCTGAGAATTGGAGGCGAAAGAAACACGAAGAGAAGAAAATTAAACTTCTATCATCTTTTTACT GCACAcaggaacaaaagaaaaaggacacGAGAAGTGCTAAAGAGAGGGACTGA